The following coding sequences are from one Phenylobacterium glaciei window:
- a CDS encoding GNAT family N-acetyltransferase codes for MLEITPLRPEDPPLIAQAFTDIGWDKPQGQYVRYLEEQTSGDRPVLVARVDGDFAGYLTVVWVPQYEPFRVAGIPEIQDFNVLPRYRRQGIGTALMDAAEALIGTRGKTAGIGVGLYPDYGPAQRLYVLRGYLPDGRGIAWNGMTVTPMQEVMVDDDLALYFTRDL; via the coding sequence ATGCTGGAAATCACGCCCCTGCGGCCGGAGGACCCGCCGCTGATCGCGCAGGCGTTCACCGACATCGGCTGGGATAAGCCGCAGGGGCAGTATGTCCGCTACCTGGAGGAACAGACCTCGGGCGACCGGCCGGTGCTGGTGGCGCGGGTCGACGGGGACTTCGCGGGCTACCTGACCGTGGTCTGGGTCCCGCAGTACGAGCCCTTCCGGGTGGCGGGGATTCCGGAGATCCAGGACTTCAACGTCCTGCCCCGCTATCGCCGCCAGGGGATCGGCACGGCCTTGATGGACGCCGCCGAGGCGTTGATCGGCACCCGGGGCAAGACCGCCGGGATCGGGGTGGGCCTCTATCCCGACTACGGTCCGGCCCAGCGCCTCTACGTGCTGAGAGGCTACCTGCCGGACGGCCGCGGCATCGCCTGGAACGGCATGACCGTCACGCCGATGCAGGAGGTCATGGTGGACGACGACCTGGCGCTCTACTTCACCCGGGACCTATAG
- a CDS encoding host attachment family protein, whose translation MQLPKGATVAVADGATLHIYRNGGDELHAKLTLQPAAELELVDGSAGSHHGSSAGNPDDSTQIEDGFAASTAGWLNSQVLSGKIGDLFIIAAPKTLGELRRHYHKALEAKLLGELAKDLTGHAVGDIETAIAKA comes from the coding sequence ATGCAACTTCCCAAGGGCGCGACGGTCGCCGTCGCTGACGGCGCCACACTCCACATCTACCGCAATGGCGGCGACGAACTTCACGCCAAGCTGACGCTTCAGCCAGCGGCCGAGCTGGAGCTGGTGGACGGCAGCGCCGGCAGCCATCACGGGTCCAGCGCGGGCAATCCCGATGACAGCACCCAGATCGAGGACGGCTTCGCGGCCTCCACCGCCGGCTGGCTCAACAGCCAGGTGCTGAGCGGCAAGATCGGCGACCTCTTCATCATCGCCGCGCCCAAGACCCTGGGCGAGCTTCGCCGCCACTACCACAAGGCTCTGGAGGCCAAGCTGCTGGGCGAGCTGGCCAAGGACCTGACGGGTCACGCCGTCGGCGATATCGAGACCGCCATAGCCAAGGCCTGA
- the mtaB gene encoding tRNA (N(6)-L-threonylcarbamoyladenosine(37)-C(2))-methylthiotransferase MtaB gives MTDKVDIVTFGCRLNAYESEVIRARAAEDGLSNAIVFNTCAVTGEAVRQARQAIRKARRERPDAKLIVTGCAAQIDPAAFAAMAEVDLVLGNAEKSEAGAYAATAPEGRVRVNDIMSVRETAGHLIDGLKDRARAYVEVQNGCDHRCTFCIIPFGRGNSRSAAAGEVVEQVRKLTAQGYLEVVLTGVDITSWGSDLPGQPTLGQLVARILKLVPELPRLRLSSIDAAEIDPDLMRCLAESPRLMPYLHLSLQAGDDMILKRMKRRHSRADALKLIADVRAVRPDVAFGADFIAGFPTETEAMFDNTLRLVEEGGLSFLHVFPFSPRPGTPAARMPQLQRPVIKDRAARLRAAGQVALLRHLERQVGRTITGLVERDGVARAEDFTEIAYVGEAAVGSIVPMRITGHDGARVLGTVAVLEAAE, from the coding sequence ATGACCGACAAGGTCGACATCGTCACCTTCGGCTGCCGCCTCAACGCCTACGAGAGCGAGGTCATCCGTGCGCGGGCGGCCGAGGACGGGCTCTCCAACGCCATCGTCTTCAACACCTGCGCGGTGACCGGCGAGGCCGTGCGCCAGGCGCGCCAGGCGATCCGCAAGGCCCGCCGGGAGCGTCCCGACGCCAAGCTGATCGTCACCGGCTGCGCCGCCCAGATCGACCCCGCCGCCTTCGCCGCCATGGCAGAGGTGGACCTGGTGCTCGGCAATGCGGAAAAGTCCGAGGCCGGCGCCTATGCCGCCACCGCGCCCGAGGGCCGGGTGCGGGTCAACGACATCATGAGCGTCCGCGAGACCGCCGGCCACCTGATCGACGGGCTGAAGGATCGCGCCCGGGCCTATGTCGAGGTCCAGAACGGCTGCGACCACCGCTGCACCTTCTGCATCATCCCCTTCGGCCGCGGCAATTCCCGCTCGGCGGCGGCGGGCGAGGTGGTGGAGCAGGTCCGCAAGCTGACCGCCCAGGGCTATCTCGAGGTGGTTCTGACCGGCGTGGACATCACCAGCTGGGGCTCGGACCTGCCCGGCCAGCCGACGCTGGGCCAACTGGTGGCCCGCATCCTCAAGCTGGTTCCGGAGCTGCCGCGCCTGCGGCTGTCCTCCATCGACGCCGCCGAGATCGACCCGGACCTCATGCGCTGCCTCGCCGAAAGCCCGCGCCTCATGCCCTATCTGCACCTGTCGCTACAGGCCGGCGACGACATGATCCTCAAGCGGATGAAGCGCCGCCACAGCCGCGCCGACGCCCTCAAGCTGATCGCCGACGTTCGCGCCGTGCGCCCTGACGTGGCCTTCGGCGCCGACTTCATCGCCGGCTTCCCGACGGAGACGGAGGCGATGTTCGACAACACCCTGCGCCTGGTCGAGGAGGGCGGGCTGTCCTTCCTGCACGTCTTCCCCTTCAGCCCGCGCCCGGGCACGCCCGCCGCGCGGATGCCCCAGCTGCAGCGCCCGGTGATCAAGGACCGCGCCGCCCGCCTGCGCGCCGCCGGCCAGGTCGCCCTGCTTCGCCATCTGGAACGCCAGGTCGGCCGGACCATCACCGGCCTCGTCGAGCGCGACGGCGTCGCCCGCGCCGAGGACTTCACCGAAATCGCCTATGTCGGCGAGGCCGCCGTGGGGTCCATCGTTCCCATGCGGATCACCGGCCATGACGGCGCCCGCGTGCTCGGAACGGTGGCTGTGCTGGAGGCGGCGGAATGA
- a CDS encoding GFA family protein has product MSGWSGGCQCGAVRFHAQSLGRASICHCRMCQKAFGGFYGPYVDANAFEWTRGAPKYFQSSNLIKRGFCGDCGTQLSFESPDHPINIAIGAFDHPQTIVPVLQVGVESILPYVNDLEHLPQRTPEQAERVAEFYAGMVSHQHPDHDTETWPPKA; this is encoded by the coding sequence ATGAGCGGGTGGTCGGGCGGTTGCCAATGCGGCGCGGTGCGCTTCCACGCGCAAAGCCTGGGCCGCGCCAGCATCTGCCATTGCCGCATGTGCCAAAAGGCCTTCGGCGGCTTCTACGGTCCCTATGTCGACGCCAACGCCTTCGAGTGGACCCGCGGCGCGCCGAAGTATTTCCAGAGCTCCAACCTGATCAAGCGCGGCTTCTGTGGCGACTGCGGCACCCAGCTCTCCTTTGAATCGCCGGACCACCCGATCAACATCGCCATCGGCGCCTTCGACCATCCGCAGACCATCGTCCCGGTTCTCCAGGTCGGCGTGGAATCCATCCTGCCCTATGTGAACGACCTGGAACATCTGCCCCAGCGGACGCCGGAGCAGGCGGAGCGGGTGGCGGAATTCTACGCCGGCATGGTCAGCCACCAGCACCCCGACCACGACACCGAGACCTGGCCGCCCAAGGCCTAG
- the dapF gene encoding diaminopimelate epimerase — MSRPFLKMNGLGNDFVVVEARSAPFAPSADEVRAIADRERGIGCDQIVSIDPSTRADAAVRFWNADGEEVGACGNASRCVGWLLMEASGRDEASFETQAGILTARRAGEKRISVDMGEPGLDWKQIPLEEAMDTRGVELQVGPIDAPLLHTPGCVSMGNPHVVFFVEDAETAPVREVGPMIEHHRLFPEGVNVGFAQIKARDRIRLKVWERGAGLTKACGTGACAALVAAARRGLTDRKATLELDGGDLVIEWRESDGHVIMTGGLELEFTGVLP; from the coding sequence ATGAGCCGTCCGTTCCTGAAGATGAACGGGCTCGGCAACGACTTTGTCGTCGTCGAGGCCCGATCCGCCCCCTTCGCGCCGAGCGCGGACGAGGTTCGCGCGATCGCTGACCGCGAGCGCGGGATCGGCTGCGACCAGATCGTCTCCATTGATCCTTCGACGCGCGCGGACGCTGCCGTCCGCTTCTGGAACGCCGACGGCGAGGAGGTGGGCGCCTGCGGCAACGCCAGCCGCTGCGTCGGCTGGCTGCTGATGGAAGCCTCAGGGCGCGACGAGGCGAGCTTCGAGACCCAGGCGGGAATCCTCACCGCACGGCGCGCCGGCGAAAAGCGCATCAGCGTCGACATGGGTGAGCCCGGCCTCGACTGGAAGCAGATCCCCCTGGAGGAAGCGATGGACACCCGGGGCGTCGAGCTCCAGGTCGGCCCCATCGACGCGCCGCTGCTGCACACCCCGGGCTGCGTCTCCATGGGCAATCCCCACGTGGTGTTCTTTGTCGAGGACGCGGAGACCGCGCCGGTGCGCGAGGTCGGCCCGATGATCGAGCATCACCGGCTGTTCCCCGAGGGCGTCAATGTCGGCTTCGCCCAGATCAAGGCCCGCGACCGCATCCGCCTGAAGGTCTGGGAACGGGGCGCAGGCCTCACCAAGGCCTGCGGCACCGGCGCCTGCGCGGCCCTGGTGGCGGCGGCCCGCCGTGGCCTCACCGACCGCAAGGCGACCCTGGAACTCGACGGCGGCGACCTCGTCATCGAGTGGCGCGAGAGCGACGGCCACGTGATCATGACCGGCGGCCTGGAACTCGAATTCACCGGGGTCCTGCCATGA
- a CDS encoding SRPBCC family protein has protein sequence MKTVLVALAALSLAGAARAEVADQSSQGFEVRHVVTIAAPPAKVRAAVLQPAAWWSSAHSWSGDAKNLSIDLATGCFCETLKGGFVRHMTVVYAGPDALRLSGALGPLQFTGASGHLAFTFKPGADPTTTVLTVTYDVGGYAKGGLAEQWAKPVDGVIGEQVGRLKKQIETGKPD, from the coding sequence ATGAAGACCGTGCTGGTGGCCCTGGCCGCCCTGTCGCTGGCCGGCGCCGCGCGCGCAGAGGTGGCCGACCAATCGTCCCAGGGCTTCGAGGTCCGCCATGTGGTCACCATCGCCGCCCCGCCGGCCAAGGTGCGCGCCGCCGTCCTGCAGCCGGCCGCCTGGTGGAGCTCCGCCCACAGCTGGTCGGGGGACGCCAAGAACCTCTCCATCGACCTGGCGACCGGCTGCTTCTGCGAGACGCTGAAGGGCGGCTTCGTGCGCCATATGACTGTGGTCTATGCCGGCCCCGACGCCCTGCGCCTCTCGGGCGCGCTGGGTCCCCTGCAGTTCACCGGCGCCAGCGGCCACCTGGCCTTCACCTTCAAGCCCGGCGCAGATCCCACAACCACGGTTCTCACCGTCACCTACGACGTCGGCGGCTACGCCAAGGGCGGGCTGGCCGAGCAGTGGGCCAAGCCGGTGGATGGCGTCATCGGCGAGCAGGTGGGCCGACTGAAAAAGCAGATTGAGACCGGCAAGCCGGACTGA
- a CDS encoding PadR family transcriptional regulator → MHRHFSHRHEHRSRHGFGGHLREHLRGGRSGERAGRIGRLLEHGDLRFLVLALLAEKPRHGYEVMRELEDRTGGAYRPSPGVIYPTLSLLEDEGFVVPIAAEGGRKAYEATAAGKEALEANRASVDAIFARLDDAAEHSSGARPKLQRAMQNLGTALRLRMQRGGVTEDQVDAIAAAIDEAASKIERI, encoded by the coding sequence ATGCATAGACACTTCTCTCACCGACACGAACATCGCAGCCGCCATGGCTTCGGCGGACATCTGCGCGAACACCTTCGCGGCGGGCGCAGCGGCGAACGCGCCGGCCGCATCGGCCGGCTGCTGGAACATGGGGACCTTCGGTTCCTGGTCCTGGCCCTGCTGGCTGAGAAACCCCGCCATGGCTACGAGGTCATGCGCGAACTGGAAGATCGCACCGGCGGCGCCTATCGGCCCTCGCCCGGCGTCATCTACCCCACCCTCTCCCTCCTGGAAGACGAGGGCTTCGTGGTCCCCATCGCCGCCGAAGGCGGACGCAAGGCCTATGAAGCGACGGCCGCCGGCAAGGAGGCTCTCGAAGCCAACCGCGCTTCGGTGGACGCCATCTTCGCCCGCCTGGACGACGCCGCCGAACACTCCTCCGGCGCCCGGCCCAAGCTGCAGCGCGCCATGCAGAACCTCGGAACTGCGCTACGCCTGCGCATGCAGCGCGGCGGCGTGACCGAAGATCAGGTGGACGCCATCGCCGCGGCCATCGACGAGGCCGCCTCGAAGATCGAGCGGATCTAG
- a CDS encoding LysR substrate-binding domain-containing protein, giving the protein MLPTIRQLQYLKFLAEQGAFGKAAEAAHVTQPTLSAGIQELERTLGAPVVDRARSGVILTAVGEAALTRANTILNEAEELMHAAKNASQPLTGRFRLGVIPTIAPFLLPKALPLLRSRFPKLRLYLREDLTQRLIAALKAGQLDAALIALPFDMQGLAHAHVSDDELLAAIPADHPLANQLEFPPSAMEGEDLILLEDGHCLRDHVLSACGLKPPKATGDEEAFAATSLPTLVQMVGSGLGVTYLPAMAVEAGLTQAAHVAVRHLRADHPSREIVVAWRSGSSRGAEGRLLAETLREA; this is encoded by the coding sequence ATGCTCCCCACCATCCGCCAGCTGCAGTATCTGAAGTTCCTCGCCGAGCAGGGGGCGTTCGGGAAGGCCGCAGAGGCCGCCCACGTCACCCAGCCCACCCTATCGGCCGGCATCCAGGAACTCGAGCGCACCCTGGGCGCGCCCGTCGTCGACCGCGCCCGCTCCGGCGTGATCCTCACGGCGGTGGGGGAGGCCGCGCTCACCCGCGCCAACACCATCCTCAACGAGGCCGAGGAGCTGATGCATGCGGCCAAGAACGCCAGCCAGCCGCTCACCGGCCGCTTCCGCCTGGGGGTCATCCCCACCATCGCCCCCTTCCTGCTGCCCAAGGCCCTTCCCCTGCTGCGGTCGCGGTTCCCCAAGCTGCGGCTCTATCTGCGCGAGGACCTCACCCAGCGGCTGATCGCGGCGCTCAAGGCCGGTCAGCTCGACGCGGCGCTGATCGCCCTGCCCTTCGATATGCAGGGCCTGGCCCATGCCCACGTTTCGGACGACGAGCTTCTCGCCGCCATTCCCGCCGACCACCCCCTGGCCAACCAGCTGGAATTCCCGCCCTCGGCCATGGAGGGCGAGGACCTGATCCTGCTGGAGGACGGCCACTGCCTGCGCGACCATGTGCTGTCGGCCTGCGGGCTCAAGCCGCCAAAGGCCACCGGCGACGAGGAGGCCTTCGCCGCCACCTCCCTGCCGACCCTGGTGCAGATGGTGGGCTCAGGCCTTGGGGTCACCTACCTGCCGGCCATGGCGGTGGAGGCGGGCCTGACCCAGGCCGCCCACGTCGCCGTCCGCCACCTGCGGGCCGACCATCCCAGCCGCGAGATCGTGGTGGCCTGGCGGTCCGGCTCCAGCCGAGGCGCCGAGGGCCGATTGCTGGCCGAGACCCTCCGCGAGGCTTGA
- the ahpC gene encoding alkyl hydroperoxide reductase subunit C has product MSLINTEIKPFKADAFQAGKFISVSDADLKGKWSVVFFYPADFTFVCPTELEDLADNYAEFKKLGVEIYSVSTDTHFAHKAWHDTSEAVKKIDYVMVGDPTGVITRNFDVMIEEAGLADRGTFVVDPDGKIQIVEITAGGIGRDAIELLRKVKAAQYVASHPGEVCPAKWQEGEATLAPSLDLVGKI; this is encoded by the coding sequence GTGTCGCTTATCAATACCGAAATCAAGCCGTTCAAGGCCGACGCTTTCCAAGCCGGCAAGTTCATTTCCGTGTCGGACGCCGACCTGAAGGGCAAGTGGTCGGTGGTGTTCTTCTACCCGGCCGACTTCACCTTCGTATGCCCCACCGAGCTTGAGGACCTGGCCGACAACTACGCCGAGTTCAAGAAGCTGGGCGTGGAGATCTACAGCGTCTCCACCGACACCCACTTCGCCCACAAGGCCTGGCACGACACCTCCGAAGCCGTGAAGAAGATCGACTACGTCATGGTGGGCGACCCCACCGGCGTGATCACCCGCAACTTCGACGTCATGATCGAAGAGGCCGGCCTCGCCGACCGCGGCACTTTTGTGGTCGACCCCGACGGCAAGATCCAGATCGTCGAGATCACCGCCGGCGGCATCGGCCGTGACGCCATCGAGCTGCTGCGCAAGGTCAAGGCCGCCCAGTACGTCGCCTCGCACCCCGGCGAGGTCTGCCCCGCCAAGTGGCAGGAAGGCGAGGCCACCCTGGCCCCGTCCCTGGACCTGGTCGGCAAGATCTAA
- the ahpF gene encoding alkyl hydroperoxide reductase subunit F, translating to MLDQGLKSQLKTYLENLRHPVALVASLDASAKSAELKALLADIAEASDKIILREDGTDARVPSFTVGAEGSEPRVTFAGLPMGHEFTSLVLALLQAGGHPPRVEADVIDQVKALDADFTFETYFSLTCQNCPDVVQALNLMSVLNPRIRHTAIDGGLFQDEVEARKIMAVPTVLLNGQPFDQGRMSLEQILGKLDTGAAARDAAKIGAKGVFDVLVVGGGPAGAAAAVYAARKGIVTGLAAERFGGQVLDTMDIENFISVPYTEGPKFVSGLQQHVGDYAVDVMNLQKAAKLIPARAAGDLNEIVLENGAVLRAKTLILAPGARWRQMGVPGEEQYRNSGVAYCPHCDGPLFKGKRVAVIGGGNSGVEAAIDLAGIVAHVTLIEYDSQLRADAVLQRKLASLGNVTIITSALTTEVLGDGAKVNGLVYRDRATEALHTVELEGIFVQIGLVPNTEWLEGAMALSPRGEIEVDGHGATSVPGVFAAGDATTTPFKQIVIAAGDGAKAALSAFDYLIRLPTEATEAVAA from the coding sequence ATGTTGGATCAAGGCCTGAAGTCCCAGCTCAAGACCTATCTGGAGAACCTGCGCCATCCCGTGGCCCTGGTCGCCAGCCTCGACGCCTCGGCCAAGTCGGCTGAGCTCAAGGCCCTGCTGGCCGACATCGCGGAAGCCTCCGACAAGATCATCCTCCGCGAGGACGGGACCGATGCGCGCGTGCCCTCCTTCACCGTGGGGGCCGAGGGGTCTGAGCCTCGCGTGACCTTCGCGGGCCTGCCCATGGGCCACGAGTTCACCTCGCTCGTCCTGGCCCTGCTGCAGGCCGGCGGCCACCCGCCGCGCGTGGAGGCCGACGTCATCGACCAGGTGAAGGCGCTTGACGCCGACTTCACCTTCGAGACCTATTTCTCGCTCACCTGCCAGAACTGCCCCGACGTGGTGCAGGCGCTCAACCTGATGAGCGTGCTGAACCCGCGCATCCGCCACACCGCCATCGACGGCGGCCTGTTCCAGGACGAGGTCGAGGCCCGCAAGATCATGGCCGTGCCCACCGTCCTGCTGAACGGCCAGCCCTTCGACCAGGGCCGCATGAGCCTGGAGCAGATCCTGGGCAAGCTGGACACCGGCGCGGCGGCCCGTGACGCGGCGAAGATCGGCGCCAAGGGGGTCTTCGACGTGCTGGTGGTGGGCGGCGGCCCGGCCGGCGCGGCGGCGGCGGTCTATGCCGCCCGCAAGGGCATCGTCACGGGCCTGGCGGCCGAGCGTTTCGGCGGCCAAGTGCTGGACACCATGGACATCGAAAACTTCATTTCCGTTCCGTACACCGAAGGCCCGAAGTTCGTCTCCGGCCTGCAGCAGCATGTCGGCGACTACGCCGTCGATGTGATGAACCTGCAGAAGGCGGCCAAGCTGATCCCGGCCCGTGCGGCCGGCGACCTCAATGAGATCGTATTGGAGAACGGCGCGGTGCTGCGCGCCAAGACCCTGATCCTGGCCCCCGGCGCCCGCTGGCGGCAGATGGGCGTCCCTGGTGAGGAGCAGTATCGCAATTCGGGCGTGGCCTATTGCCCGCACTGCGACGGTCCGCTGTTCAAGGGCAAGCGGGTGGCGGTGATCGGCGGCGGCAATTCCGGCGTCGAGGCGGCCATCGACCTGGCCGGCATCGTCGCCCATGTCACCCTGATCGAATACGACAGCCAGCTGCGCGCCGACGCGGTGCTGCAGCGCAAGCTGGCCAGCCTGGGCAATGTCACCATCATCACCTCGGCCCTGACCACCGAGGTGCTGGGCGACGGCGCCAAGGTGAACGGCCTGGTCTATCGCGACCGCGCCACCGAGGCCCTGCACACCGTCGAACTTGAGGGGATCTTCGTGCAGATCGGCCTGGTCCCCAACACCGAGTGGCTGGAGGGCGCCATGGCGCTGTCCCCGCGCGGCGAGATCGAGGTGGATGGCCATGGGGCCACCTCGGTTCCCGGGGTCTTCGCGGCGGGCGACGCCACCACCACGCCCTTCAAGCAGATCGTCATCGCCGCCGGTGACGGCGCCAAGGCCGCGCTGTCAGCCTTCGACTACCTGATCCGCCTGCCCACCGAGGCGACGGAAGCGGTGGCGGCCTAA
- a CDS encoding prolyl oligopeptidase family serine peptidase, whose product MKVFLTALTGALLLAPMAHAQAPADPFTWLEEVDGPKALTWVEGQNAKSAKRLETDPRYGTFLAQARAIFTAKDRIPWPTFRTGGVDNLWQDDAHTHGVWRHATLASYRSADPAWETLLDLDVLSKAEGKNWIWKGATCLKPAETLCLVELSDGGGDAVEVREFDTAKKAFVEHGFRFSQGKQNLDWIDGDTLLVSRIWTPGDETPSGYAYIVRTVTRDGVAREIYRGQQSDVGVTPIVLRGAGGKAYGLMARRGLTFFENEFVLLEGGKTLPISLPKKAEYQAYVDGQAIFQLKETWGGFGAGALIAYDLKALKAGSAKPVLVFQPGPRQAITEVDATHGRLVVNLLDEVKGAVDTYDRKDGKWTPTRLALPQDATFTVRSTSGDDDKVFVAAEGFLDPTSLWLADAETGKAAPVKALPARFNAATHEVKQYWATSSDGAKIPYFVVLPKGAKLDGSLPTIMYGYGGFEVAKPPIYLPEMGKIWLERGGAYVIANIRGGGEFGPAWHDSVLREKRQLSFDDFAAVAQDLAARKITSARRLGIYGRSNGGVLTTVSMTQRPELWNAIVVESPLIDMLRYHKLSAGASWIGEYGDPDAPADRAFIAKYSAYQNLKAGVKYPEPYITTNTRDDRVHPGHARKFAARLEAMGIPYLYYEQTFGGHANDADPELNARRWARHYVYLAQKLMD is encoded by the coding sequence ATGAAAGTGTTTCTGACCGCGCTGACCGGCGCCCTGTTGCTGGCCCCCATGGCGCATGCCCAAGCCCCCGCCGACCCCTTCACGTGGCTGGAGGAGGTCGACGGTCCCAAGGCCCTGACCTGGGTCGAGGGCCAGAACGCCAAGTCCGCCAAGCGGCTGGAGACCGATCCCCGTTACGGGACGTTCCTCGCGCAGGCGCGCGCCATCTTCACCGCCAAGGACCGCATCCCGTGGCCCACCTTCCGGACCGGCGGGGTGGACAATCTCTGGCAGGATGACGCCCACACCCATGGCGTCTGGCGTCACGCGACGCTCGCGTCCTACCGCAGCGCGGACCCCGCGTGGGAGACCCTGCTCGACCTCGATGTCCTGTCGAAAGCCGAGGGCAAGAACTGGATCTGGAAGGGCGCCACCTGCCTGAAGCCGGCCGAGACCCTGTGCCTGGTGGAGCTGTCCGACGGCGGCGGCGACGCGGTGGAAGTGCGCGAGTTCGATACGGCCAAGAAGGCCTTCGTCGAGCACGGCTTCCGCTTCTCCCAGGGCAAGCAGAACCTGGACTGGATCGACGGCGACACCCTGCTGGTCAGCCGCATCTGGACGCCAGGTGACGAGACCCCCTCCGGCTATGCCTACATCGTCCGCACCGTGACCCGCGACGGCGTCGCCCGCGAAATCTATCGCGGCCAGCAGAGCGATGTCGGGGTCACTCCCATCGTCCTGCGCGGCGCGGGCGGCAAGGCCTACGGGCTGATGGCGCGGCGGGGCCTGACCTTCTTCGAGAACGAGTTCGTGCTGCTGGAGGGCGGCAAGACCCTGCCCATCTCCCTGCCGAAAAAGGCGGAATACCAGGCCTATGTCGACGGCCAGGCGATCTTCCAACTGAAGGAGACCTGGGGCGGTTTCGGGGCCGGCGCCCTCATCGCCTATGACCTAAAGGCGCTGAAGGCCGGGAGCGCCAAGCCTGTTCTGGTTTTCCAGCCTGGCCCGCGCCAGGCGATCACGGAGGTGGATGCGACCCACGGCCGGCTGGTGGTGAACCTGCTGGACGAGGTGAAGGGGGCGGTCGACACCTATGACCGCAAGGACGGCAAGTGGACCCCCACGCGGCTGGCCCTGCCCCAGGACGCCACCTTCACGGTGCGCTCCACCTCCGGTGACGACGACAAGGTCTTCGTGGCCGCGGAGGGCTTCCTCGATCCCACCAGCCTGTGGCTGGCCGATGCGGAGACCGGCAAGGCCGCCCCGGTCAAGGCCCTGCCCGCTCGGTTCAACGCCGCGACCCATGAGGTGAAACAGTATTGGGCGACCTCGTCCGACGGGGCGAAGATCCCCTATTTCGTGGTTCTGCCGAAGGGGGCCAAGCTCGACGGGTCGCTGCCCACCATCATGTACGGCTATGGCGGCTTCGAGGTGGCCAAGCCGCCGATCTACCTGCCCGAGATGGGCAAGATCTGGCTGGAGCGGGGCGGCGCCTATGTGATCGCCAATATCCGCGGCGGCGGCGAGTTCGGTCCGGCCTGGCACGACAGCGTGCTGCGGGAGAAGCGGCAGCTGTCCTTCGACGACTTCGCGGCCGTGGCCCAGGACCTGGCGGCGCGCAAGATCACCTCGGCGCGCCGGCTTGGCATCTATGGCCGTTCCAACGGCGGGGTGCTGACCACCGTCTCCATGACCCAGCGCCCGGAACTGTGGAACGCCATCGTGGTGGAGAGCCCGCTGATCGACATGCTGCGCTATCACAAGCTGTCGGCGGGGGCGTCGTGGATCGGGGAGTATGGCGACCCCGATGCGCCGGCCGACCGGGCCTTCATCGCCAAGTACTCGGCCTACCAGAACCTCAAGGCCGGGGTGAAATATCCCGAGCCCTATATCACCACCAACACCCGCGATGACCGGGTCCACCCGGGCCATGCGCGGAAGTTCGCCGCCCGGCTGGAGGCCATGGGCATCCCCTATCTCTATTACGAGCAGACCTTCGGCGGTCACGCCAACGACGCCGATCCCGAGCTGAACGCCCGCCGCTGGGCCCGGCACTATGTGTACCTGGCCCAGAAGCTGATGGACTGA
- a CDS encoding glutamate racemase, with protein sequence MAIGVFDSGVGGLTVHRRLVDRFPQADLIYLADQANTPYGGREGEEIVDLTRAGCEALFDRGCDLVVLACNTASGVALRRLQQTWLPGYRKEKQRSVNVLGIIVPTIEAATGLPWEHEADRRGDKVEKLDVLAVFATPATARSRVYEIEIDKRRQDVAVFSEPCPDLARMIETGAGAVELATQVEAHVKAISTRIGRAPDRAILGCTHYEMVADMFRAALTPGTPLIHQPEATADALEAYLAKHPEYTAGDTGRRVFLTTGNPGAQHTLVETFWGAPLSFEQA encoded by the coding sequence ATGGCCATTGGCGTTTTCGATTCCGGGGTGGGCGGGCTGACGGTGCACCGTCGGCTGGTGGACCGCTTCCCGCAGGCAGACCTAATCTACCTCGCCGATCAGGCCAACACGCCCTATGGCGGCCGCGAGGGGGAGGAGATCGTCGATCTTACCCGCGCCGGCTGCGAGGCGCTCTTCGACCGCGGCTGCGATCTGGTGGTCCTGGCCTGCAACACCGCCTCCGGCGTGGCGCTTCGGCGTCTGCAGCAGACCTGGCTGCCGGGCTACCGGAAGGAAAAACAACGCTCGGTGAATGTGCTCGGCATTATCGTGCCCACAATCGAGGCCGCCACCGGCCTGCCGTGGGAGCACGAGGCCGACCGCCGGGGCGACAAGGTGGAGAAGCTGGACGTGCTGGCGGTGTTCGCCACCCCGGCCACCGCCCGTTCCCGGGTCTACGAGATCGAGATCGACAAGCGCCGCCAGGACGTGGCCGTCTTCTCCGAGCCCTGCCCGGACCTTGCCCGCATGATCGAGACGGGCGCCGGCGCCGTGGAGCTGGCCACCCAGGTCGAGGCCCACGTCAAGGCCATCAGCACCCGCATCGGCCGCGCCCCTGACCGCGCGATCCTGGGCTGCACCCACTACGAGATGGTGGCCGACATGTTCCGCGCGGCGTTGACGCCCGGCACCCCGCTGATCCACCAGCCCGAGGCCACCGCCGACGCCCTGGAGGCCTATCTGGCCAAGCATCCGGAATACACCGCCGGCGACACCGGCCGCCGCGTGTTCCTCACCACCGGCAACCCCGGCGCCCAGCACACGCTGGTGGAGACTTTCTGGGGGGCTCCGCTAAGCTTCGAGCAGGCTTAG